The following nucleotide sequence is from Streptomyces sp. HUAS CB01.
GCAGCGGGCGGGGCCAGTCTGGACGTGTCGAACGGCGGCCGCCCCCGACACCCCCGCACCACGGCTCCGGGCCCCTGCGCCCCGAGCCGTCCGGAACGACACCGGTGCGTGCACCGTCCTTGCCGGCCGAGCCGAACAGAGGCCCTCGATGTCCACCGCCTACGCAGTCGTCACCGTCGTCACCATCGCCGCCAACGCCGGGGAGGCCGTCGCCAACCTCCTCAAGGCCCGGTTCGTGGTCGCCAACGCCGCAGCCGTCGGCGTCCCGCCGTCCTGGCTCCCCGTCCTCGGGGCACTGAAGGGAGCCGCGGCCCTGGGGCTCCTGCTCGGCCTCCTCGGC
It contains:
- a CDS encoding DoxX family protein; its protein translation is MSTAYAVVTVVTIAANAGEAVANLLKARFVVANAAAVGVPPSWLPVLGALKGAAALGLLLGLLGLTPLGTAAATGLVLFFVGALAFHVRARVFHNIAGPLLFLALSAASLVLALDG